A single genomic interval of Nostoc commune NIES-4072 harbors:
- the hpsP gene encoding hormogonium polysaccharide biosynthesis glycosyltransferase HpsP, protein MKILQIVPSISLIYGGPSQMVLGLAPALVKEGVEVTILTTDSNGDNGQTSLDVPLNRPIKQNGYEIIYFHCAPFRRYKFSLDLLNWLKRHAHEFDIAHIHALFSPISSAAAIVCRQQNLPYIFRPLGTLDPADLRKKKQLKQLYVAIIERQNLAGAAAIHFTSEQEAKISEKFGVSTPDLVIPLGVIPSQSPIKNVYSQLEIPEDVPLVLFMSRIDPKKGLNLLIPALERLLAIGYKFHFVLAGTNPQEPDYEKKIISQIQNSPLRSHTTITGFVTGELKVSLLQAADLFVLPSYYENFGIAVAEAMVAGIPVVISDQVHICQQIRDSESGWVGATDVQALLELLQEALENPAERQRRGLNAQKYALENFSWDAIAKQTIQAYQKILDKIGLTHCTK, encoded by the coding sequence ATGAAAATATTACAAATTGTTCCCTCAATTTCTCTAATTTACGGCGGCCCCAGTCAAATGGTATTAGGGCTAGCTCCAGCTTTGGTAAAAGAGGGAGTGGAAGTTACAATTCTTACAACTGATAGTAATGGTGATAATGGTCAAACATCTCTAGATGTACCTTTAAATCGCCCTATTAAACAAAATGGTTATGAAATAATTTACTTTCATTGCGCTCCATTTCGTCGCTACAAATTTTCCCTGGATTTATTAAACTGGCTAAAACGTCATGCTCACGAGTTTGACATAGCACATATTCATGCTCTATTCTCTCCTATAAGTAGTGCTGCTGCTATTGTGTGTCGTCAGCAAAATCTACCTTATATTTTCCGTCCTTTAGGTACTCTCGATCCGGCTGATTTACGGAAGAAAAAACAATTAAAACAGCTTTATGTTGCAATTATAGAACGTCAAAATTTAGCTGGTGCAGCAGCTATTCATTTTACTAGCGAACAAGAAGCTAAAATATCAGAAAAATTTGGAGTATCTACGCCAGATTTGGTGATTCCGTTGGGTGTGATTCCCTCTCAATCGCCCATTAAAAATGTATATAGTCAGTTAGAAATACCAGAGGATGTGCCTTTAGTATTGTTTATGTCACGAATTGATCCGAAAAAAGGGTTAAATTTGTTGATTCCGGCGCTAGAGAGGCTGTTAGCTATTGGTTATAAGTTTCATTTTGTCTTAGCTGGGACAAATCCCCAAGAGCCAGATTATGAAAAAAAGATAATATCCCAAATTCAAAATTCACCACTGCGATCGCACACTACAATTACTGGCTTTGTTACTGGTGAACTCAAAGTTAGTTTACTACAAGCTGCTGATTTATTTGTCTTGCCTTCCTACTACGAAAATTTTGGGATTGCTGTAGCTGAAGCAATGGTAGCAGGTATACCCGTAGTCATTTCTGACCAAGTTCATATTTGTCAACAGATACGTGATAGCGAGTCGGGTTGGGTGGGTGCAACAGATGTGCAAGCACTGTTAGAGTTACTGCAAGAAGCTTTGGAAAATCCCGCAGAACGCCAACGACGGGGATTAAACGCCCAAAAATATGCATTGGAGAATTTTAGCTGGGATGCGATCGCAAAGCAAACAATCCAAGCCTACCAAAAAATTCTGGACAAGATAGGACTTACGCACTGTACAAAATAA
- a CDS encoding peroxiredoxin translates to MALRLGDTVPNFTQASTHGDIDFYQWAGDSWVVLFSHPADFTPVCTTELGTVAKLKPEFDKRNVKAIALSVDDVESHKGWVGDIEETQSTTLNYPILADADRKVSELYDMIHPNANASVTVRSVFVIDPNKKLRLSFTYPPSTGRNFDELLRVIDSLQLTDNYSVATPADWKDGEDVVIVPSLKDPEVLKEKFPKGYEEIKPYLRMTPQPNK, encoded by the coding sequence ATGGCTCTCCGTCTAGGTGACACAGTACCCAACTTTACGCAAGCCTCAACACACGGCGACATCGATTTTTACCAATGGGCAGGTGACAGCTGGGTTGTGCTGTTTTCTCACCCTGCTGATTTTACACCTGTTTGCACAACAGAATTAGGCACAGTTGCCAAGCTAAAACCAGAATTTGACAAGCGTAATGTCAAAGCGATCGCACTCAGCGTTGATGATGTAGAATCTCACAAAGGCTGGGTGGGAGACATTGAAGAAACTCAAAGCACCACTCTCAACTACCCAATTTTGGCAGATGCTGATCGCAAAGTTTCTGAGCTTTACGACATGATCCACCCCAACGCTAATGCATCTGTGACAGTGCGATCGGTTTTTGTGATTGATCCCAATAAGAAACTCCGCCTGAGTTTCACCTATCCTCCCAGCACGGGACGCAATTTTGATGAACTGTTGCGGGTGATTGATTCTCTGCAATTGACTGATAATTACAGCGTGGCGACACCAGCTGACTGGAAAGATGGAGAGGATGTTGTAATTGTCCCCTCACTGAAAGATCCAGAAGTACTCAAAGAGAAATTCCCCAAAGGTTACGAGGAAATCAAACCTTATCTGCGGATGACTCCTCAGCCTAACAAGTAA
- a CDS encoding Uma2 family endonuclease — translation MFSSPLVLQFPSSMQMTDEQFFEFCQVNRDLRIERNKFGELVIMPPTGSETGNREVNISGQLWVWSEQDGTGITFSSSTGFKLSTGAERSPDASWIKLERWNALSPEQQRKFAPICPDFVVELKSPSDNLQTLKEKMEEYMNEPGIQLGWLIDRKQRKVYIYRPGLSEECLDNPTTVSGESVLPGFILNMSKVW, via the coding sequence ATGTTCTCATCCCCTTTGGTTTTGCAATTTCCGTCATCAATGCAAATGACAGACGAACAATTTTTTGAATTCTGTCAGGTGAATCGTGACTTACGCATTGAGCGAAATAAATTCGGAGAATTGGTAATTATGCCTCCTACTGGTTCAGAGACAGGAAACCGAGAAGTTAATATCTCAGGACAGCTATGGGTTTGGTCAGAACAAGATGGTACAGGTATAACTTTTAGCTCAAGTACTGGATTTAAGCTATCAACAGGTGCAGAACGCTCTCCAGATGCTTCCTGGATTAAACTAGAACGGTGGAATGCTCTATCTCCAGAACAGCAGCGAAAGTTTGCTCCCATTTGTCCAGATTTTGTAGTTGAACTCAAATCTCCTAGCGACAACCTCCAGACTTTGAAGGAAAAAATGGAGGAATATATGAATGAGCCAGGAATACAGTTAGGCTGGTTAATTGATCGTAAGCAGCGTAAAGTTTATATTTATCGTCCTGGATTGTCAGAGGAATGTTTAGATAATCCTACTACCGTTAGCGGTGAGTCGGTATTGCCTGGGTTTATTCTTAATATGAGTAAAGTTTGGTAG